A genomic window from Periophthalmus magnuspinnatus isolate fPerMag1 chromosome 16, fPerMag1.2.pri, whole genome shotgun sequence includes:
- the LOC117383578 gene encoding G-protein-signaling modulator 1, with the protein MAEDHKCEHLVIIEDGDRDQSEESETGQTTEGQGERAEGQRKGPNAVKAEEDQNENQDKHVSEQNEQCDSDTTQEDGLCKPEQEPAETELQDFKKVHRLSPDFPDSLFELLCTLQEGRRLNDQRCSFTALEPGVRRRCHSEPNTTKPAQRVVFSSMNSLQREEFFDLVATAQARRLNDQRAQLERSAPQKTKSRSFRGSLKQLSLKKAEPAPVPAPVPKEELYSMILHTQAQGRLEDQRSRAPGPMDDEVFFSLLLRVQGGRMDEQRTELPCLLHT; encoded by the exons ATGGCTGAGGACCACAAGTGTGAGCACTTGGTCATCATCGAAGACGGGGACCGGGACCAGAGTGAGGAAAGCGAGACGGGACAGACCACAGAGGGACAGGGGGAGagggcagagggacagagaaaggggcCAAATGCAGTGAAAGCAGAAGAAGATCAAAATGAGAATCAGGACAAACATGTCAGCGAGCAAAATGAGCAATGCGACAGTGACACAACACAAGAAGACGGTCTCTGTAAACCTGAACAGGAACCAGCTGAGACAGAGCTGCAGGACTTCAAGAAG GTTCACCGGTTGAGCCCTGACTTCCCAGACTCGCTGTTCGAGCTGCTGTGCACATTACAGGAGGGCCGGCGTCTGAATGACCAGCGCTGCTCCTTCACTGCCCTGGAGCCcggagtgaggaggaggtgccACTCGGAGCCCAATACCACCAAGCCTGCCCAGCGCG TGGTGTTCTCCTCCATGAACTCACTGCAGAGGGAGGAGTTCTTTGACCTGGTGGCCACAGCACAGGCACGCCGCCTCAATGACCAGAGGGCCCAGCTGGAGCGCTCTGCTCCACAGAAGACCAAGAGCCGCAGCTTCAGAGGCAGCCTCAAACAGCTGAGCCTGAAGAAGGCTGAGCCAGCCCCTGTTCCAGCCCCTGTACCCAAAGAGGAGCTCTACAGTATGATcttacacacacag GCTCAGGGCCGACTGGAAGACCAGCGCAGCAGGGCTCCAGGGCCCATGGATGATGAGGTCTTCTTCTCTTTACTGCTGAGGGTCCAGGGGGGACGCATGGACGAGCAGAGGACGGAGCTGCCCTGCCTGCTCCACACCTGA
- the pbx2 gene encoding pre-B-cell leukemia transcription factor 2: MLQQQPLSANGASNGRGLAMSGHPGMHSLNSVHQAPQHRSDGGDSGLDGTENGHETRRDIGDILQQIMTITDQSLDEAQAKKHALNCHRMKPALFSVLCEIKEKTGLSMRNAAEEEPQDPQLVRLDNMLLAEGVSGPEKGGGAAAAVSAATSAGGMSPDSSLEHSDYKSKLSQIRTIYHTELEKYEQACTEFTTHVMNLLREQSRTRPVTPREIERMVAIIHRKFSSIQTQLKQSTCEAVMILRSRFLDARRKRRNFSKQATEVLNEYFYSHLSNPYPSEEAKEELAKQCGITVSQVSNWFGNKRIRYKKNIGKFQEEANLYAMKTALGARQGEDSPHTPNSTGSGSFSLSGSADMFLGVPPVNGDQPAYPMGAQANGSWQGRSTPPSGSPPHSDLSEQSD; this comes from the exons ATGTTGCAGCAGCAGCCTCTCTCGGCCAATGGGGCCTCCAACGGCCGGGGACTCGCCATGAGCGGCCACCCGGGGATGCACTCGCTCAACTCGGTTCACCAGGCGCCACAGCACCGGTCTGATGGAGGGGACTCGGGCCTGGATGGGACGGAAAATGGACACGAAACTCGCAGAGATATTGGCGACATACTGCAGCAGATCATGACCATCACAGACCAAAGTTTGGACGAGGCACAGGCGAA gaAACATGCTCTGAACTGTCATCGGATGAAGCCTGCGCTGTTCAGTGTTCTGTGTGAGATAAAGGAGAAGACAG GGCTGTCAATGAGAAATGCGGCAGAGGAAGAGCCCCAGGACCCTCAGCTGGTACGCCTGGACAACATGCTGCTGGCCGAGGGGGTGTCAGGGCCCGAGAAAGGCggaggagctgctgctgctgtgtccgCGGCCACAAGTGCTGGAGGCATGTCACCAGACAGCTCCCTGGAACACTCCGACTACAAGAGCAAGCTGAGCCAGATCCGCACCATCTACCACACTGAGCTGGAGAAGTACGAGCAG GCATGCACAGAGTTTACCACCCACGTGATGAACCTGCTGAGGGAGCAGTCACGCACGCGGCCTGTCACTCCACGCGAGATTGAGCGCATGGTGGCTATCATCCACCGCAAGTTCAGCTCCATCCAAACCCAACTAAAGCAGAGCACATGTGAGGCCGTCATGATCCTGCGCTCCCGTTTCCTTGATGCCAG gcGCAAGAGACGTAACTTTAGTAAACAGGCCACAGAGGTTCTGAATGAGTATTTCTACTCCCACCTGTCCAACCCCTACCCCAGCGAAGAAGCCAAAGAGGAGCTGGCCAAGCAATGTGGCATCACTGTGTCTCAG GTGTCCAACTGGTTTGGAAACAAGAGAATTCGCTACAAGAAAAACATTGGCAAGTTCCAAGAAGAGGCCAACCTGTACGCCATGAAGACTGCGCTGGGAGCAAGACAGGGCGAGGACTCTCCGCACACACCCAACTCCACTG GCTCGGGCTCGTTCTCCCTCTCTGGCTCAGCGGACATGTTTCTGGGGGTTCCTCCTGTGAATGGAGATCAGCCTGCCTATCCAATGGGAGCACAG GCCAATGGGAGCTGGCAGGGCAGGAGCACACCCCCTTCTGGATCCCCTCCCCACAGTGACCTGTCAGAGCAGTCAGACTGA
- the dnase2 gene encoding deoxyribonuclease-2-alpha has translation MSLLVLLLPVLLLPPGGSTSPISCYNDLGAPVDWFYVYKLPRAVGGRSEEEGLEYLLLEKGSEAWAKGSVNINHTNGAVGRTVGQLYTQTKGSETAYVLYNDQSPVVGSVGLGRSSGHTKGVVVLDKEQGFWLVHSTPHFPPPQQAGNYSYPDTGLTNGQSFLCVTYPLERFHTIGEQLHINQPHVYDCHVPEALASLVPSLSTLCRKSRPSRRAPPLYDKPWLSPFQAPPPLTPVSNRSVVLNSSEGTAFISFAKGAAFNNDLYHSWVARELHCPLLVQFWVRSTGVLPSDCSEGVTVLNIQLLSPGPSPSFNNTVDHSKWAVSPEGAQAGGGWVCVGDINRNHAEERRGGGTVCLQDPLVWKAYRSAALQCQDCEGRTTTC, from the exons ATGTCGCTCCTGGTTCTTCTGTTGCCTGTGCTCCTTctgccaccagggggcagtacGTCTCCAATCAGCTGCTACAACGACCTCGGGGCCCCTGTGGACTG GTTCTACGTTTACAAACTGCCCCGGGCAGTAGGcgggaggtcagaggaggaggggctggaGTACCTGCTGCTGGAGAAGGGCAGTGAGGCTTGGGCAAAGGGCTCTGTGAACATCAACCACACTAATGGAGCCGTGGGCAGGACCGTGGGCCAGCTGTACACGCAAACAAAG GGCTCAGAAACGGCCTATGTCCTGTACAATGACCAGAGTCCTGTGGTGGGGTCAGTGGGGCTCGGACGCTCGTCTGGACACACCAAAG GTGTGGTGGTGCTGGACAAAGAGCAGGGGTTCTGGCTGGTGCACAGTACTCCTCACTTCCCTCCGCCGCAGCAGGCCGGAAACTACTCCTACCCCGACACAGGCCTCACCAACGGGCAGAGCTTCCTGTGCGTCACCTACCCCCTGGAGCGCTTCCACACTATCG GGGAGCAGCTGCACATAAACCAGCCGCACGTGTACGACTGCCACGTCCCAGAGGCCTTGGCATCACTGGTGCCTTCACTCAGCACTCTGTGTCGAAAGTCCCGCCCCTCACGGAGAGCGCCGCCTCTTTACGACAAACCCTGGCTCTCACCATTCcaagctccgccccctctcaCTCCCGTGTCCAACCGCAGCGTGGTCCTGAACTCCAGCGAGGGTACGGCGTTCATCAGCTTCGCCAAAGGAGCAGCGTTCAACAATG ACCTGTACCACTCGTGGGTGGCCCGGGAGCTGCACTGCCCTCTGTTGGTACAGTTCTGGGTGCGCTCCACAGGGGTGCTGCCGTCGGACTGCTCCGAGGGCGTCACCGTGCTGAACATCCAGCTTCTGTCTCCAGGCCCGAGCCCCAGCTTCAATAACACCGTGGACCACTCCAAATGGGCCGTGAGTCCAGAGGGGGCGCAGGCCGGAGGGGGCTGGGTGTGTGTGGGCGACATCAACAGGAACCATGCAGAGGAGCGCAGAGGAGGGGGGACCGTCTGCCTACAGGACCCCCTCGTGTGGAAGGCCTACCGCAGTGCCGCGCTGCAGTGTCAGGACTGTGAGGGGCGCACTACCACCTGCTGA